A region of the Flavobacteriaceae bacterium MAR_2010_188 genome:
GCTGAAGGAGAAGATGTTAAACCTGTTTTTAATTATCCGGTAATAATCTTAGAGGGATTTATCGTCGGTACCTTGACCGGAATCGTAGGCGCAGGTGGTGGATTTTTAATCATACCAGCTCTAGTGCTCTTGGCAAAACTGCCCATGAAAAAAGCAGTCGCCACATCGCTACTGATTATTGCCATAAAATCACTGATCGGGTTTATTGGAGATGTCGATAATCTTGAACTAGATTGGCACTTTTTACTCATCTTTACCGCAATTTCTGTAGTAGGGATAGGCATTGGTATATGGATGAATAAATTCATAAACGGAGAGAAACTCAAAAAAGGATTTGGTTGGTTTGTCCTAGTAATGGGAATATATATAATTTTGAAAGAGTTATTTATATGACAATGTAACAAATGTTACCGTCGCTAAAAAGGTAATAATCTAATTTTGAAGCTGTTGAAAAATCGAATGATGAAGATTGAACAAATTTATACCGGATGTTTAGCACAAGGTGCTTACTATATAGAAAGTGAAGGCGAAGTTGCAATCATTGATCCCCTAAGGGAGGTGCAGCCTTATCTGGACAAAGCACAATCGGCGAACGCAAAAATCAAATATATTTTCGAAACCCATTTCCATGCAGATTTTGTCAGCGGACATGTGACGCTTTCAAAAAAAGCCTCAGCTCCTATAATTTTTGGGCCAAACGTAGAAACGACATTCGATTCTATAATTGCCAAAGATGGCCAAGAATTTAATTTAGGAAATGTAACTATCGTGGCTCTGCATACACCTGGGCATACTATGGAAAGCACTTCTTATTTGCTAAAGGATGAAAACGGAAAGCCTCATGCCCTATTTAGTGGCGACACTTTATTCTTGGGAGATGTGGGTAGACCTGATCTTGCACAGAAGTCAGCTCATTTGACCCAAGATAATCTTGCTGGATTTTTATATGAAAGTCTTAGGGAAAAAGTGATGACTCTAGCCGATGATGTTCTGGTTTATCCAGCTCATGGCGCCGGTTCTGCCTGTGGTAAAAACCTAAGTAAGGACACCGTTGGTACCATTGGCAACCAGAAAATAACGAATTACGCTCTTCGTGCAGATATGACCAAGGAAGAGTTTGTAAAAGAGGTAACGGATGGACTTCAACCACCTCCACAGTATTTTCCTCTTAATGTTAAGATGAATAAAGAAGGTTACGAAGATTTTTCCAAAGTATTAAAAAGAGGAAATATCGCCTTAACCCCAGACGAGTTTGAAATCGCTGCAAATGAAACCGATTCCTTGGTGTTAGATGTAAGAGATGAAAAAGAATTTGTTGAAGGTTATATACCGCGTTCAATTTTTATAGGAATTGACGGAGGTTTTGCACCTTGGGTCGGCGCATTGATCGGTGATGTAAAACAAAACATATTATTGGTCGCCCAAGAAGGTCGTGAAGAAGAAACAATCATGCGTTTATCTAGAGTGGGGTTCGATAATACCCATTGGTTATTTAAAAGGCGGATTTAAGGCTTGGAAAGATGCGAATAAAGAAATAGATACCATTACATCCATTTCGGCGGAAGATTTGAAGGAAAGAATGAAAAATAACATCCCAATTTATGATGTTAGGAAACCCGGCGAGTATGCATCTTCACATATTCCTGAAGCAGAAAGCACTCCTCTAGATTTTTTAAATAATCATTTGACCGATTTTCCAGAGAAAGAAACATTTTATCTCCACTGTGGTGGCGGATACAGAAGCGTTATTGCGGCCTCGATTTTAAAAAGTAGAGGAATCCATAATCTTGTAGATGTTGCAGGTGGATTCGCAGATATTAAGAAAGCAAATATAGAAGTGACGAGCGAAGTTTGCCCGTCTACATTGGCGAAAAGCTAAATATCCCGATTTTAGATTAATTGCCCGAAAGGAAACGTCATTAATTTGATGTTTCCTTTCTTTTTTTATCAGCTTTAGGTGGAGTGAAACCATAACTAATCTGACCGATAAAATTATCAGGGATTTCTTCATCCCCTTCAAACCCAAGTTTTACATTACCACTATCTTCGGGGATATAATTCGTTTTAAAGATATAATCCCATAGACTCAGACTTATCCCGAAGTTAATCCCATAGGTATCCTTTGGCAATTTATAGGCGTGATGGTACAAATGCATCACCGGATTATTGAAAATATATTTTAACGGACCATAACTAAGCTTCACGTTAGCATGATTTAAATGCCCGATACTAATGGCGATAAAATGCACGATAAACGCTTGGGTCGGTTCAAATCCACCTAAAATCATTACCGCAAAGGTCTTTAAAGGCTTATATAGAATGTTTTCCATCCAGTGGTAGCGAAGATGTGCTGCAAAACCCATTTCCTTTACACTATGATGAATTTTATGAAACTGCCATAAGAATGAATACTTATGCAACAAAATATGGGTGATCCATTGCACAAAATCGAGCAAAACAAAGAACACTAACAATTGTACGAAGGCGGGATAAGCCGATAAATCTAAAATGGCCAGAGAATCTGTCGCAATACCTAAATCTGCAAATGCTATTTCTAGAATTTTATAAAAACCGCTAATAACAATGGCAAAAATCACAAAGTTGAAGAACATATAAAATGCATCCAGCCAAAAATCCTTTCTAAAAATGGACTGTTCCTTTCTCCAAGGAAAGAAAATCTCAAGCGCCCAAACTACCAATGATATAATGATGAGACCCCAAAAGAAATTATTATACCAAGGCACATCAATGGTTATAGATTTCCACGTCCAATCCAAGGTTCCTTTTAGGGAATCAAAAAAGGCATTTAGATACTTCATGGTTTGTTTAGACGGTTTAAACCCTTCAAAATTACAGCAAAGATAATCAATTGCCAATCTTTGAAAGAGTAACAATTGTTACTGAATAACCAACCGAATTGTAGTTATTTTGCACAATCTAAATTACTAATATGAATTATATCTTAGAACCTTGGCCGTGGTATGTGGCTGGTCCTCTAATAGCTCTAGTAATGCTGCTTTTGTTATTGCTAGGGAAGAATTTTGGAATGTCATCTAACTTACGAACGCTTTGCACGATGTGCGGGGCAGATAAATCGAGTGACTTTTTTAAGTTCGATTGGAAATCCCAAAAATGGAATCTTATAGTAGTTATTGGTGCGGTAATCGGTGGATTTATTGCTTCACACTACTTAGACAGTTCTCAGTTTGTAAATATTTCAACCGATACGGTTAGCGACTTAAATACCCTAGGATTTGCTAGTGCTGGTAAAGCTTATTTACCAACCGAACTCTACGGAATTGAAGCTTTTTCAAATTTAAAAAGCATTGTTTTGTTGGTTTTGGGCGGATTTATGGTAGGATTTGGTGCGCGTTATGCGGGCGGATGTACTTCTGGCCACGCCATCTCAGGGCTGAGCAACCTTCAACTTCCATCTCTTATTGCAGTGATAGGATTCTTTATCGGCGGTATGGTGATGATTCACTTATTATTCCCATTAATTTTTTAATATGAAATCTCTAGCTTATTTATTTATAGGAATCTTCTTCGGAATCATTATGTACAAATCTGAAGCAGCATCTTGGTTTCGGATCTATGAAATGTTTAAGTTCCAATCTTTTCATATGTATGGAATTATTGGCTCTGCCTTGTTTTTAGGGATTATTTTTACCCAAATCATAAAGAGATTTAAGGTAAAATCCTTTTCTGGCGAACCCATTAAGATTATCGACAAAGACTTTGGATACTATCGTTACATCATTGGCGGAATTATTTTTGGACTAGGATGGGCGCTCGCAGGGGCATGCCCTGGACCTATATTCGTTCTTATTGGTGCTGGATTTTGGCCAGTAATACTTGTTTTTTTGTCGGCCGTATTGGGAACCTATATCTATGGTTTACTAAGAAACAGATTGCCACATTAATCATAAAACCCAATATTTAACTCTTAGTCTATAGTCTTTTCAACCTAAATTTGAAATAACCTTTTTACTTAGTATGTAAGAATAGGCGGCAGTGTTCAAGTAAATCTTCATAGAATTAAACTATCTTAGGAGCGATGAAAACCTTTATTGTACAATCCCTCCCACTCAAAGAAGTTATACAAAGTTTGGCCAAAGAAATGAGTACTGGCTTCACGGAACGTTGTGACCAATTTTTTCTTGACATTCCATCAGAGTTTGGAAGTGGTTCTATTATGGGAATTGACTTCGACAGCGGTATGGGAATCATACAGTATGACTGCACCTTTAACGATGATGTAGAAATTCAGTTTATCGTTAACAAGGTTCATCCATTAAAATTCCTATTTTGTTTGGAAGGTGACCTTATCCATCGTTTTGAAGATGATGAAACGAACCATAGCATAAAGCAATATCAAAATGCTATTGTTGCGAGCAGCCGATTTAACGGGCATATCTTAAGATTTAAGAAAAACACTGCGATTAAATTGAATAGCCTCGAACTTTCTAGAAAAGAGTTTCAAGCTAAGGCCATTTGCGAGCTTAAAAGTTTAGAAAATCCCATCCAAGAACTGTTTAAGGATGTAGATGCTGATAACACTTTTTATTATGAAGGTTATTACAGCTTAGAACTTTCTGATGTATTTGCAGGGATTTTGAAGTTTGATCATCAGGATTTTCTTAGAAAAATGTTCCTTGAAGGAAAGTCATATCTCATTTTGACTAGACAGTTAGTTCAGTTTCAAGATGATTTAAAGGATTTCCCTAACAGAAGTGTCCTCAGAAAGTTTGAAGTAAAACAAGTGAAAGCTGCAGCCAAAAAAATTGAGGAGCAATTAGAGACCTTGACCTCGATAAAAGAACTGGCCAAAGAGTTTGGTTTAAATTCCAATAAACTACAAACTGGTTTTCAGTTGTTGTTCGGAACTTCGGTAAATCAATATATCCAGAGACAACGTCTTCTTCACGCCCGAAAGCTATTAGAAACCACCGACCTAAATATGTCGCAAATCTCAGATGCGGTAGGACTTAATAGTCGGAGTTATTTCTCAAAGATTTTTAAAGAAGAGTTTGGCATTTCACCTTCCGATTTGAAGAGAAAAAACTTTGAACAGTTTCAAAGCAATCGCAATCAGGATATATAACTCCTCCTATATAATAGAGTGATTTATTCTTAACTAATCTTCTATGAGTTTATATCAAATATTTGACTATTAAATAATTTACTCTTATTAATCTATTGAACTATAGAATGATACAATCATTACTTTATAATTGACACTTCATAAATTATTGATTTCTAAAGCTATAGATTTCCGCAGCACAGCTGAGATTAAATTTTAATCGACAGAGATAATCATAAGTTTTTTAAGGTTAATTTTCTGAAGTTTTATATCGCAATTTTATACTAATTAATTATAACAATTAAAAAAATTTAATCATGGATAAATCAAAAGATAATTCAAAGAAAGATCAGAAAAAAACGTCTACCGGAACTGCAAATAAATCTGGTGGAGCTGCAAAAAAACCAGATTCTAAGTCTACTGGTTCAAAAAAGTAATTTAGTAACAAATTAGTTAATATTATTTCATAGAAATAATTTTAGTTAGTTGCGGAAATCTCCTGTATCAAAAGTACAGGAGATTTCTTTTTATACACCTTTAGTTAAAACTGTTGTCATTAACCTCTATCCAATAACCATCTGGATCTTGTAGATAGATTTGCTTTACGCCATCTGGTCGTGTATTGGTAATCTTTTGGTCGCCCGACCAATTTTCAAAATGTACATTTAGAGTAGTTAGGTGCTTTATAAACGCGTCTAAATTATCTGCGTTAATGGCCAAGTGTAAATTTTTGGACCTTTCAATAATACCGTCGGTCAATATGAGATGTATTTGTACATGGTCATTCAATTCAAACCACCTAAATCGTTCTCCTAATCCTGCATTACTTATTTCCTTTAGCCCTAAAACTTCTGAATAGAATTTAGCAGATTTTTCCAAATCCTTCACTGGCAAGGCGTCGTGGTCTTTATAAAGATGAAAGTCGTTTTGCGCTCCCAGTTCTCCAAACGCAACGATTGACATTAAAAGCATCAATACTTTAATTTTTTTAGTGAATTCTATCATGCTAACATTGTTTTGAAGATTATCTAATTTATAAATAACCAAATTAGATTTTATTTAAGAATATCATTTCATATTTTTAAAAGACTTCAATAAAAATTAATTATTCCATGGAAAACAGAAGAGATTTCTTAAAGAAAACAGCTTTAGTCCTTGCCGCAACTTCGGTGCCCTTAGCACATTTTGGGTGCAGCAAAAACGAAAGGAAATTAGGAGTGGCATTAGCGGGACTCGGTTATTATAGCACGGATCTCTTAGCACCGGCTCTTCAACTTACAGAGCATTGTGAGCTGAGAGGAGTAGTAACCGGAAGTCCTGAGAAAGTCCCGTTATGGCAAAAAGATTATGGAATAAAGGACACAAATGTTTATAATTATGGGACCATTAATGAAATGGCCAATAATGATGAGATAGATATTGTATACATTGTTACCCCAAATGCATTGCACAAAGAGCACGCAATAGCAGCCGCAAATGCGGGCAAACACGTTTGGTGCGAAAAACCGATGGCTACCAGTGCAGAAGACTGCCAAGCAATTATAGATGCTTGTAAGAAGAATAACGTACGCCTAATGGTTGGCTATAGGATGCAGCATGAGCCAGTAACTCAAAAAATCATTGAGTGGTCAAAAACAAAACCATATGGCGATATTACATCCCTTGAAGCCGAAGCAGGTTATTATACCGATGGTTCATATCGTAACAAATGGAGGCTTCTTAAAGAATTAGGGGGAGGTGCAATGTTCGATATGGGCGTCTATTCTTTAAATGGGGCCCGCTACGCTACTGGATTGGAGCCGATTTCTGTATCCGCTCAACAAAAAATTTACAGAACCGATGTGTTTGAAGCCGATGAAGAAACCA
Encoded here:
- a CDS encoding Sterol desaturase/sphingolipid hydroxylase, fatty acid hydroxylase superfamily, producing MKYLNAFFDSLKGTLDWTWKSITIDVPWYNNFFWGLIIISLVVWALEIFFPWRKEQSIFRKDFWLDAFYMFFNFVIFAIVISGFYKILEIAFADLGIATDSLAILDLSAYPAFVQLLVFFVLLDFVQWITHILLHKYSFLWQFHKIHHSVKEMGFAAHLRYHWMENILYKPLKTFAVMILGGFEPTQAFIVHFIAISIGHLNHANVKLSYGPLKYIFNNPVMHLYHHAYKLPKDTYGINFGISLSLWDYIFKTNYIPEDSGNVKLGFEGDEEIPDNFIGQISYGFTPPKADKKRKETSN
- a CDS encoding transcriptional regulator, AraC family, coding for MKTFIVQSLPLKEVIQSLAKEMSTGFTERCDQFFLDIPSEFGSGSIMGIDFDSGMGIIQYDCTFNDDVEIQFIVNKVHPLKFLFCLEGDLIHRFEDDETNHSIKQYQNAIVASSRFNGHILRFKKNTAIKLNSLELSRKEFQAKAICELKSLENPIQELFKDVDADNTFYYEGYYSLELSDVFAGILKFDHQDFLRKMFLEGKSYLILTRQLVQFQDDLKDFPNRSVLRKFEVKQVKAAAKKIEEQLETLTSIKELAKEFGLNSNKLQTGFQLLFGTSVNQYIQRQRLLHARKLLETTDLNMSQISDAVGLNSRSYFSKIFKEEFGISPSDLKRKNFEQFQSNRNQDI
- a CDS encoding Catechol 2,3-dioxygenase; the encoded protein is MVIYKLDNLQNNVSMIEFTKKIKVLMLLMSIVAFGELGAQNDFHLYKDHDALPVKDLEKSAKFYSEVLGLKEISNAGLGERFRWFELNDHVQIHLILTDGIIERSKNLHLAINADNLDAFIKHLTTLNVHFENWSGDQKITNTRPDGVKQIYLQDPDGYWIEVNDNSFN
- a CDS encoding glucose-fructose oxidoreductase yields the protein MENRRDFLKKTALVLAATSVPLAHFGCSKNERKLGVALAGLGYYSTDLLAPALQLTEHCELRGVVTGSPEKVPLWQKDYGIKDTNVYNYGTINEMANNDEIDIVYIVTPNALHKEHAIAAANAGKHVWCEKPMATSAEDCQAIIDACKKNNVRLMVGYRMQHEPVTQKIIEWSKTKPYGDITSLEAEAGYYTDGSYRNKWRLLKELGGGAMFDMGVYSLNGARYATGLEPISVSAQQKIYRTDVFEADEETTFELEFPSGIRAKCKTSFAENINKLDVKCKNGSYKVAPMQSYTGVRATSSDGKVLNPFNGNQQAKQMDDDAIAIKKNQPAIVPGEEGLRDIRIVDAIFKSANNNGKLIKL